From a region of the Hymenobacter jejuensis genome:
- a CDS encoding acyl-CoA dehydrogenase family protein: MSSQSDVLSPKAKASQHHGSTNAAGFTDYFDLDGLLTEEHKLIRQSIRDFVKREISPSIEKWAQDAHFPSEIVRKFGDVGAFGPTIPVEYGGGGLDYISYGLIMQEIERGDSGMRSTASVQGSLVMFPIYQYGSEEQRRKYLPKLASGEWLGCFGLTEPDHGSNPAGMVTKLEDKGDYYLLNGAKLWISNSPECQIAVVWAKNEQGRVKGVIVERGMEGFTTPEIHNKWSLRASCTGELVFDNVRIPKENVLPNIEGLKGPLSCLDSARFGIAWGAIGAAIDCYESALKYSLQREQFGKPIASFQLQQKKLAEMITEITKAQLMAWRLGVLKNEGKATSAQISMAKRNSVDMALQVAREARQIHGGMGITGEYPIMRHMMNLESVITYEGTHDVHLLITGADITGIQAFK, encoded by the coding sequence ATGTCATCGCAATCCGACGTTCTCTCGCCTAAGGCCAAAGCCAGCCAGCACCACGGCTCGACCAACGCCGCCGGCTTCACCGATTATTTCGACCTCGACGGCCTGCTCACCGAAGAGCACAAGCTCATCCGCCAGAGCATCCGCGACTTTGTGAAACGCGAAATCTCGCCCAGCATCGAAAAATGGGCGCAGGATGCGCATTTTCCTTCCGAAATCGTGCGCAAGTTTGGCGACGTGGGCGCATTCGGCCCGACCATTCCGGTCGAATACGGCGGGGGTGGCCTCGACTACATCAGCTACGGCCTGATCATGCAGGAGATCGAGCGCGGCGACTCCGGCATGCGCTCTACGGCCTCGGTGCAGGGCTCGCTGGTGATGTTCCCGATTTACCAGTACGGCTCCGAAGAACAGCGCCGCAAGTACTTGCCCAAGCTGGCCTCCGGCGAGTGGCTCGGCTGCTTCGGCCTCACCGAACCCGACCACGGCTCCAACCCCGCCGGCATGGTTACCAAGCTCGAAGACAAGGGCGATTATTACCTGCTCAACGGCGCTAAGCTCTGGATTTCGAACTCGCCCGAATGCCAAATTGCGGTGGTTTGGGCCAAAAACGAACAAGGCCGCGTGAAAGGCGTGATCGTGGAGCGCGGCATGGAAGGCTTCACGACCCCCGAAATTCACAACAAATGGAGCCTGCGCGCTTCCTGCACCGGCGAGCTGGTGTTCGACAACGTGCGCATTCCGAAGGAAAACGTGCTGCCCAACATCGAAGGCCTCAAAGGTCCGCTGAGCTGCCTCGACTCGGCCCGTTTTGGCATTGCGTGGGGCGCCATCGGGGCCGCCATCGACTGCTACGAATCGGCGCTGAAGTATTCGTTGCAGCGCGAGCAGTTTGGCAAACCCATTGCCTCGTTTCAGTTGCAGCAAAAGAAGCTCGCCGAAATGATCACCGAAATCACGAAGGCGCAGCTAATGGCTTGGCGCTTAGGGGTTTTGAAAAATGAAGGCAAAGCCACCTCGGCCCAGATTTCCATGGCCAAGCGCAACTCCGTGGACATGGCCTTGCAGGTAGCCCGCGAAGCCCGCCAGATTCACGGCGGCATGGGCATCACCGGCGAATATCCCATCATGCGCCACATGATGAACCTGGAGTCGGTAATCACTTACGAAGGCACCCACGACGTACATCTGCTAATTACAGGTGCGGATATAACTGGTATTCAGGCATTTAAATAA